Proteins from a genomic interval of Cupriavidus pauculus:
- a CDS encoding heme lyase CcmF/NrfE family subunit encodes MIVELGHFALICALLAALVQGVLPLAGAPRGFVPWLALARPAAVIQCVLVLAAYLTLTWAFVDNDFSVRYVAGNSNSALPLVYRLAAVWGGHEGSMLLWTLMLAGWSLAVALCSRRLPLAFVARVLGVMGAISTGLLLFLLFASNPFVRLLPRTMEGRDLNPLLQDPGMVFHPPFLYMGYVGFAVAFAFALAALLEGRLDAAWARWSRPWTTLAWAFLTVGIALGSLWAYYELGWGGWWFWDPVENASFMPWLAGTALIHSLAVTEKRGAFRAWTALLAIFTFSLSLLGTFLVRSGVLTSVHAFAVDPRRGVFILTLLALVTGLALAIFAWRAPQLRRGTAFSLASRETFLLANNVLLAVAASAVLLGTLYPLLLDVMGLGKVSVGPAYFEQVFVPLMAPAVLLMGAAPLARWRRGDWPPVARRLRWAAVASVVIALGLLLVLRHRSALTGLGLTLALWCIASALASLADRLRHRPGWLAALRQLPAGYCGMLLAHAGVGVFIVGVTLVGSQETLRELPMRPGDSVTVNGYAFRFDGVLPVAGPNYEALRAVLTVTRDGRPVTTLGTERRIYRSQDMPTTEAAIDTGFTRDLYVAVGEAAGEKTWAVRIYVKPFVTWIWAGCGLMALGGLVAAGDRRYRARRRVAEVADVTGADDGRLAPLSQAKAGQPVPGATP; translated from the coding sequence ATGATCGTCGAACTGGGCCACTTCGCGCTGATCTGCGCGCTGCTCGCGGCGCTGGTGCAGGGCGTGCTGCCGCTGGCTGGCGCGCCGCGCGGCTTCGTGCCGTGGCTGGCGCTGGCGCGCCCGGCGGCGGTCATCCAGTGCGTGCTGGTGCTGGCCGCGTACCTGACGCTCACGTGGGCGTTCGTCGACAACGATTTCAGCGTGCGCTACGTGGCCGGCAACTCGAACAGCGCGCTGCCGCTGGTGTACCGGCTGGCCGCCGTCTGGGGCGGGCACGAGGGGTCGATGCTGCTGTGGACGCTGATGCTCGCGGGCTGGTCGCTGGCCGTGGCGCTGTGCAGCCGGCGCCTGCCGCTGGCGTTCGTGGCGCGCGTGCTGGGCGTGATGGGCGCGATCTCCACCGGGCTGCTGCTGTTCCTGCTGTTCGCGTCGAACCCCTTCGTGCGGCTGCTGCCGCGCACGATGGAAGGCCGCGACCTCAACCCGCTGCTGCAGGACCCCGGCATGGTGTTCCATCCGCCGTTCCTCTACATGGGCTACGTAGGCTTTGCGGTGGCCTTTGCGTTCGCGCTGGCGGCGCTGCTGGAAGGCCGGCTGGACGCGGCGTGGGCGCGCTGGTCGCGGCCGTGGACCACGCTGGCGTGGGCGTTCCTGACCGTCGGCATCGCGCTGGGCAGCCTGTGGGCCTACTACGAGCTGGGCTGGGGCGGCTGGTGGTTCTGGGACCCGGTCGAAAATGCGTCGTTCATGCCGTGGCTGGCCGGCACGGCGCTGATCCACTCGCTGGCCGTTACCGAAAAACGCGGCGCGTTCCGCGCGTGGACCGCGCTGCTGGCCATCTTCACGTTCTCGCTGAGCCTGCTGGGCACGTTCCTGGTGCGCTCGGGCGTGCTCACGTCGGTCCACGCATTCGCGGTGGACCCACGGCGCGGCGTATTCATCCTGACGCTGCTGGCGCTGGTCACGGGCCTGGCGCTGGCGATCTTTGCGTGGCGCGCGCCGCAACTGCGGCGCGGCACCGCGTTCAGCCTGGCGTCGCGCGAGACGTTCCTGCTGGCCAACAACGTGCTGCTGGCCGTGGCGGCGTCGGCGGTGCTGCTCGGCACGCTCTATCCGCTGCTGCTCGATGTGATGGGCCTTGGCAAGGTGTCGGTGGGCCCGGCCTACTTCGAGCAGGTGTTCGTGCCGCTGATGGCGCCCGCCGTGCTGCTGATGGGCGCGGCGCCGCTGGCGCGCTGGCGCCGGGGCGACTGGCCGCCCGTGGCGCGTCGGCTGCGCTGGGCGGCCGTGGCCAGCGTGGTCATCGCGCTGGGCCTGCTGCTGGTGCTGCGCCACCGCTCCGCGCTGACCGGGCTGGGGCTGACGCTGGCGCTGTGGTGCATCGCCAGCGCGCTGGCCAGCCTGGCAGACCGGCTGCGGCACCGGCCCGGCTGGCTGGCGGCGCTGCGCCAGCTACCGGCCGGCTACTGCGGCATGCTGCTGGCCCACGCGGGCGTGGGCGTGTTCATCGTCGGCGTGACGCTGGTGGGCAGCCAGGAGACCCTGCGCGAGCTGCCGATGCGGCCCGGCGACAGCGTGACCGTGAACGGCTACGCGTTCCGCTTTGACGGCGTGCTGCCCGTGGCCGGGCCGAACTACGAGGCGCTGCGCGCGGTGCTGACGGTGACGCGGGACGGCCGGCCCGTCACGACGCTGGGCACCGAGCGGCGCATCTACCGCAGCCAGGACATGCCCACCACCGAGGCCGCCATCGACACCGGCTTCACGCGCGATCTCTACGTGGCCGTGGGCGAGGCCGCCGGCGAGAAGACCTGGGCGGTGCGCATCTACGTCAAGCCGTTCGTGACATGGATCTGGGCCGGCTGCGGGCTGATGGCGCTGGGCGGACTGGTGGCCGCTGGCGACCGCCGCTACCGGGCGCGGCGGCGCGTGGCCGAAGTTGCGGACGTGACCGGGGCCGATGACGGCCGGCTGGCGCCGCTCTCGCAGGCCAAGGCAGGACAACCGGTGCCGGGAGCCACGCCATGA
- a CDS encoding DsbE family thiol:disulfide interchange protein, with translation MTRFLLPLALFLAIVLALGAGLRHDPRELPSALVGKPAPAFALPVLAAQDGPRTVTTADLRGKVWILNVWASWCAACRSEHPLLVDFAARSPVPVYGLNYKDTPPAALAWLREMGDPYRQSLVDADGRAGIDFGVYGVPETYVIDAQGVVRYRQVGPLTRDVLEHRIQPLLDQLRGDGHA, from the coding sequence ATGACCCGCTTCCTGCTGCCGCTGGCATTGTTCCTGGCAATCGTCCTGGCGCTGGGCGCCGGCCTGCGCCACGATCCGCGCGAGCTGCCGTCGGCGCTGGTCGGCAAACCCGCCCCGGCATTTGCGTTGCCGGTGCTGGCCGCGCAGGATGGGCCCCGGACGGTGACCACCGCGGACCTGCGCGGCAAGGTGTGGATTCTCAACGTCTGGGCGTCGTGGTGCGCGGCGTGCCGGTCCGAGCATCCGCTGCTGGTCGACTTTGCGGCGCGCTCGCCGGTGCCGGTCTACGGCCTGAACTACAAGGACACGCCGCCCGCCGCGCTGGCGTGGCTGCGCGAGATGGGCGATCCGTACCGCCAGTCGCTGGTCGATGCCGATGGCCGCGCGGGTATCGACTTCGGCGTCTATGGCGTGCCCGAGACCTACGTGATCGACGCCCAGGGCGTGGTGCGCTACCGCCAGGTGGGTCCGCTCACGCGCGACGTGCTGGAGCATCGCATCCAGCCGCTGCTCGACCAGTTGCGCGGAGATGGCCATGCCTAG
- a CDS encoding cytochrome c-type biogenesis protein CcmH encodes MPSRRWHTLRTLLVLLAVLAGPADAAAPDPALDARVHALAQQLRCMVCQNQTLADSNAPLAVDLRGQIRAQMAQGASDMAIKDFLVQRYGDFVLYDPPFKPATWALWLGPFALLAGIVAMLWRRRRATATAALAAGEILPPRPAEPPPPRRAGARWTSAALCLCLPPAAAAIYLHLGNPSAVWQRADAHDLSGDTHAPQIGQIEAMLDQLARRLQAKPDDATGWTMLARSYTVLERFDDAASAYARAIALAPGVASLHSDYADVLASLDDGSLEGRAMTEIRAALAHDPEDPKGLALAASAAAQRGDVAQAIDYWQRLYRLLPPDSQTATRIAANIAAAQGAGAPANAATPR; translated from the coding sequence ATGCCTAGCCGCCGCTGGCACACGCTGCGCACGTTGCTGGTGCTGCTGGCGGTGCTGGCGGGCCCGGCGGACGCCGCCGCGCCCGACCCCGCCCTGGACGCGCGCGTGCACGCGCTGGCGCAGCAGTTGCGCTGCATGGTCTGCCAGAACCAGACGCTGGCCGATTCCAACGCGCCGCTGGCCGTGGACCTGCGTGGGCAGATCCGCGCGCAGATGGCCCAGGGCGCCAGCGATATGGCGATCAAGGATTTCCTGGTCCAGCGCTACGGCGACTTCGTGCTCTACGATCCGCCGTTCAAGCCGGCCACGTGGGCGCTGTGGCTCGGCCCGTTCGCGCTGCTGGCCGGCATCGTGGCGATGCTGTGGCGGCGCCGGCGGGCCACGGCGACGGCCGCGCTGGCGGCGGGCGAAATCCTCCCGCCCCGGCCGGCAGAACCGCCACCGCCCCGCCGCGCCGGCGCGCGCTGGACGTCGGCCGCGCTGTGCCTGTGCCTGCCGCCGGCCGCGGCGGCGATCTACCTGCACCTGGGCAACCCGTCGGCGGTCTGGCAGCGGGCCGATGCGCACGACCTGTCCGGCGACACGCACGCGCCCCAGATCGGCCAGATCGAGGCCATGTTGGACCAGCTCGCGCGCCGGCTGCAGGCCAAGCCCGACGACGCCACGGGCTGGACCATGCTCGCGCGCTCGTACACGGTGCTCGAACGGTTCGACGATGCCGCCTCGGCCTACGCCCGGGCCATTGCGCTGGCGCCCGGCGTGGCCTCGCTCCATTCCGACTACGCCGACGTGCTGGCGAGCCTGGACGATGGATCGCTCGAAGGCCGGGCGATGACCGAGATCCGCGCCGCGCTGGCCCACGACCCGGAAGACCCGAAGGGCCTGGCGCTGGCGGCCAGCGCCGCCGCCCAGCGCGGCGACGTGGCGCAGGCCATCGACTACTGGCAGCGGCTGTACCGGCTGCTGCCGCCCGATTCCCAGACCGCCACGCGCATCGCCGCCAATATCGCGGCGGCACAGGGCGCCGGGGCGCCGGCCAATGCCGCCACGCCGCGCTGA
- a CDS encoding LysR family transcriptional regulator: MTAKRNRERYAPECGAAAGSEPRHGRLALALPVRAPEECRPAPPARHVSTTHLRRFVLLMQYESAVAAEHYTGVRAASIRYAVQRLEERLGTALFNRSPSAMSPTAAADRLYPCAVRLLDMWDTLTGGSAHDASQSQRSPQAPQGPDAPDACDASLPPGPLWE; encoded by the coding sequence GTGACAGCGAAACGGAACAGGGAACGATACGCGCCGGAATGCGGCGCGGCGGCAGGCAGCGAACCGCGGCACGGCCGTCTGGCGCTGGCCCTGCCGGTGCGGGCGCCCGAGGAATGCCGCCCCGCCCCGCCCGCCCGGCACGTCAGCACCACGCACCTGCGCCGCTTTGTGCTGCTGATGCAATACGAGTCCGCCGTGGCGGCCGAGCACTACACGGGCGTCCGGGCCGCGTCGATCCGCTATGCGGTGCAGCGGCTGGAGGAACGGCTGGGCACGGCGCTGTTCAACCGCTCCCCCTCGGCCATGTCGCCCACGGCCGCCGCCGATCGCCTGTATCCGTGTGCCGTGCGCCTGCTGGACATGTGGGACACGCTGACCGGCGGATCTGCGCACGACGCCTCGCAATCCCAGCGCTCTCCCCAGGCTCCGCAAGGCCCCGATGCCCCGGACGCCTGCGACGCCTCGCTGCCGCCCGGCCCCCTGTGGGAGTAA
- a CDS encoding AI-2E family transporter translates to MADRDGLHHKTFLLLLAMVTIAFFWILLPFYGAVFWGAVLAIIFAPLQRRLVNTLRGRTNVAALLTLILVLVLVILPVTVITMSLIQEGVNLYDSIRSGQINFGHYFQSAADALPPFVRDMLARANLASVSDLKDKLSASALVASQAVATRALSIGQNTAQFMIGFGIMLYLLFFLLRDGPVLSRKLRLAVPLSASHKQHLIQKFTTVVRATVKGNIAVAVVQGVLGGGIFAVLGIQGALLWGVVMAFLSLLPAVGAGLIWAPVAVYFLLTGAILKGCILIGFGVLVIGLVDNVLRPILVGKDTQMPDYVVLISTLGGMALFGLNGFVIGPLIAALFIACWDLNNTEDPADLH, encoded by the coding sequence ATGGCCGATCGTGACGGTCTGCATCACAAGACATTCCTGCTGTTGCTGGCGATGGTCACCATCGCATTTTTCTGGATCCTGCTGCCGTTCTACGGCGCCGTGTTCTGGGGCGCCGTGCTGGCCATCATCTTCGCGCCGCTGCAACGGCGGCTGGTCAACACGCTGCGCGGCCGCACCAACGTGGCCGCGCTGCTGACCCTGATACTGGTACTGGTGCTGGTCATCCTGCCGGTCACGGTCATCACGATGTCGCTGATCCAGGAAGGCGTGAACCTGTACGACAGCATCCGCTCGGGCCAGATCAACTTTGGCCACTACTTCCAGTCCGCCGCCGACGCGCTGCCGCCGTTCGTGCGCGACATGCTGGCCCGCGCCAACCTGGCCAGCGTGTCCGACCTCAAGGACAAGCTCAGCGCCAGCGCGCTGGTGGCCAGCCAGGCCGTGGCCACCCGGGCGCTCAGCATCGGCCAGAACACGGCCCAGTTCATGATCGGCTTCGGCATCATGCTGTACCTGCTGTTCTTCCTGCTGCGCGACGGGCCCGTGCTGTCGCGCAAGCTGCGGCTGGCCGTGCCGCTCAGCGCCAGCCACAAGCAGCACCTGATCCAGAAGTTCACCACCGTCGTGCGCGCGACGGTCAAGGGCAATATCGCCGTGGCCGTGGTGCAGGGCGTGCTGGGCGGCGGCATCTTTGCCGTGCTCGGCATCCAGGGCGCGCTGCTGTGGGGCGTGGTGATGGCCTTCCTGTCGCTGCTGCCGGCCGTGGGCGCGGGGCTGATCTGGGCGCCGGTGGCGGTCTACTTCCTGCTGACCGGCGCCATCCTCAAGGGCTGCATCCTGATCGGCTTCGGCGTGCTGGTGATCGGCCTGGTGGACAACGTGCTGCGCCCCATCCTGGTCGGCAAGGACACGCAGATGCCGGACTACGTGGTGCTGATTTCCACGCTGGGCGGCATGGCGCTGTTCGGGCTGAACGGCTTTGTCATCGGCCCGCTGATCGCGGCGCTGTTCATCGCCTGCTGGGACCTCAACAACACCGAGGACCCGGCCGACCTGCACTGA
- a CDS encoding LysR family transcriptional regulator, giving the protein MDRLQAMKTFVAVVECGGFTPAARRLDASLSVVSRIVTDLETHLGVRLLTRTTRVVRPTATGAAYYENCRRILAEIDEAELAAAGSHEAPRGRLSITASVLFGRRFVTPVVVEYLRRYPEVDVDCLFIDRIVNFIDEGIDVGVRIGELPSSSLQAIPVGRVRRVVCAAPDYLSRYGTPGSPDDLAAHAVIQTTGISTAPEWRFQHNGEPMPVRLTPRMATTTNDSAIAAAVSGFGLVRVLSYQIADEVRDGRLRIVLADFEPPPLPIHIIHREGRHAMHKVRAFIDLAVDTLRGTASLNGG; this is encoded by the coding sequence ATGGACCGACTCCAGGCGATGAAGACGTTCGTGGCCGTCGTGGAATGCGGCGGCTTCACGCCGGCCGCGCGCCGGCTGGACGCGTCGCTGAGCGTGGTGAGCCGCATCGTTACCGACCTGGAGACCCACCTGGGCGTGCGGCTGCTGACGCGCACCACGCGCGTGGTGCGGCCCACGGCCACCGGCGCCGCCTACTACGAGAACTGCCGCCGCATCCTGGCCGAGATCGACGAGGCCGAACTGGCCGCCGCCGGCAGCCACGAGGCGCCGCGCGGGCGGCTGTCGATCACCGCGTCGGTGCTGTTCGGGCGCCGCTTCGTGACGCCGGTGGTGGTGGAATACCTGCGGCGCTACCCCGAGGTCGACGTCGACTGCCTGTTCATCGACCGCATCGTCAATTTCATCGACGAGGGGATCGACGTCGGCGTGCGGATTGGCGAGTTGCCGAGTTCGTCGCTGCAGGCCATCCCCGTGGGCCGCGTGCGGCGGGTGGTCTGCGCCGCGCCCGACTACCTGTCGCGCTACGGCACGCCGGGTTCGCCCGATGACCTGGCGGCCCATGCCGTGATCCAGACCACCGGCATCTCGACCGCGCCGGAGTGGCGCTTTCAGCACAACGGCGAGCCGATGCCAGTGCGGCTGACCCCGCGCATGGCCACCACGACCAATGACTCGGCCATCGCCGCGGCCGTGTCCGGCTTCGGGCTGGTACGTGTGCTGTCCTACCAGATTGCCGACGAAGTGCGCGACGGCCGCCTGCGGATCGTGCTGGCCGACTTCGAGCCGCCGCCGCTGCCCATCCACATCATCCACCGCGAAGGCCGCCACGCGATGCACAAGGTGCGGGCCTTCATCGACCTGGCTGTCGATACGCTGCGCGGCACGGCGTCGCTGAACGGCGGCTGA
- a CDS encoding glutathione S-transferase family protein: MKLYGHPLSGHAHRAWLYLSLLGQPAEWVDVDLLARAHKTPEFLAMNPFGQVPVLVDGDTVVNDSNAILVYLSNKLGRTDWLPEAPAQAAAVQRWLSVAAGDLAFGPARARLVTVFKAPLDSEDAISRAHVLLRRMDDALAATGWIAADHPTIADVALYSYTARAPEGFVDLAEYPNVRQWLARVEALPGFVPFQQTAVGLAA; this comes from the coding sequence ATGAAACTCTACGGACACCCGCTCTCCGGCCACGCCCACCGCGCCTGGCTGTACCTCTCACTGCTCGGCCAGCCGGCCGAATGGGTCGACGTCGACCTGCTGGCCCGCGCCCACAAGACGCCCGAATTCCTGGCCATGAACCCGTTCGGCCAGGTGCCGGTGCTGGTGGATGGCGACACGGTCGTCAACGATTCCAACGCGATCCTGGTCTACCTGAGCAACAAGCTCGGCCGCACCGACTGGCTGCCGGAAGCGCCGGCCCAGGCCGCCGCCGTGCAGCGCTGGCTGTCGGTGGCCGCCGGCGACCTGGCGTTCGGGCCGGCCCGGGCGCGGCTGGTGACCGTGTTCAAGGCCCCGCTGGACAGCGAGGACGCCATCTCGCGTGCCCACGTCCTGCTCAGGCGCATGGACGACGCGCTGGCCGCCACAGGGTGGATCGCCGCCGACCATCCGACCATTGCCGACGTGGCGCTCTACAGCTACACCGCCCGCGCGCCGGAAGGCTTCGTCGACCTTGCCGAATATCCCAACGTGCGCCAATGGCTGGCCCGCGTGGAGGCGCTGCCGGGCTTCGTGCCGTTCCAGCAGACCGCCGTCGGCCTTGCCGCCTGA
- a CDS encoding pyridoxamine 5'-phosphate oxidase family protein, producing MTPHPAAHAAIQPGTPWHTGERQLQASIGVETRLAEVGPRVVRDYMPDQHRDFFAMLPSIVIGTVAPDGRPWATVRAGQPGFLHSPDPRRLDVTLVRDADDPADAGMEDGNAIGLLGIQPATRRRNRMNGAVHRADARHFHVAVGQSFGNCPQYIQKRAPIFIRDADTPAPVAPEVLNALDPRARTLIRHADSFFVATYVDLPDGQRQVDVSHRGGKPGFVRVDDDGGLTIPDFAGNTFFNTLGNIVANPVAGLVFVSYATGDLLQMTGRAEVLTDSPDIARFEGAQRLWRFVPEQVIRRDSALPLRWDIDPDGASPQALATGSWG from the coding sequence ATGACCCCGCATCCCGCCGCCCACGCCGCCATCCAGCCCGGTACGCCCTGGCATACCGGCGAACGCCAGCTCCAGGCCAGCATCGGCGTGGAGACGCGGCTGGCCGAGGTGGGGCCGCGCGTGGTGCGCGACTACATGCCGGACCAGCACCGCGACTTCTTTGCGATGCTGCCGTCGATCGTGATCGGCACGGTGGCGCCCGATGGCCGCCCGTGGGCCACGGTGCGCGCCGGCCAGCCGGGCTTCCTGCATTCGCCCGATCCGCGCCGGCTGGACGTGACACTGGTGCGCGACGCCGACGACCCGGCCGACGCAGGCATGGAGGACGGCAACGCCATCGGCCTGCTCGGCATCCAGCCGGCCACGCGGCGGCGCAACCGGATGAACGGCGCCGTGCATCGCGCCGACGCGCGGCATTTTCATGTGGCGGTGGGCCAGAGCTTTGGCAACTGCCCGCAGTACATCCAGAAACGGGCGCCGATCTTTATCCGCGACGCCGACACGCCGGCCCCGGTGGCACCCGAGGTGCTGAACGCGCTGGACCCCCGCGCGCGCACGCTGATCCGCCACGCCGACTCGTTCTTCGTGGCGACCTATGTCGACCTGCCGGATGGCCAGCGCCAGGTGGATGTGTCGCACCGTGGCGGCAAGCCCGGCTTTGTCCGCGTGGACGACGACGGCGGCCTGACCATCCCGGACTTCGCCGGCAATACGTTCTTCAACACGCTGGGGAATATCGTGGCCAACCCGGTGGCGGGGCTGGTATTCGTCAGCTACGCAACGGGCGACCTGCTGCAGATGACCGGCCGTGCCGAGGTACTGACCGATTCGCCGGACATCGCCCGCTTCGAGGGCGCCCAGCGGCTGTGGCGCTTTGTGCCGGAACAGGTCATCCGCCGCGATTCGGCGCTGCCGCTGCGCTGGGACATCGACCCGGACGGCGCGTCACCGCAGGCGCTGGCGACGGGGAGCTGGGGTTGA
- a CDS encoding GAF domain-containing protein gives MRMESVDTLGHWQAHLHPLFDRLRAAATPQAVMDAVGQATLDIVGPGLLTINAWDVPTREIRRLWSSDPAAYPVGGKKVKGDTAWTRQLLERGEVFVGEGDTALAAVFDDIATIRNLGLNGVVNVPLCHGGTVIGTFNYLAAVETWTAEDLTALRMLAQWVAGAVREATGG, from the coding sequence ATGAGGATGGAAAGCGTGGATACGCTGGGCCACTGGCAGGCGCACCTGCACCCGCTGTTCGACCGCCTGCGCGCGGCCGCCACGCCGCAGGCCGTCATGGACGCGGTGGGCCAGGCCACGCTCGACATCGTCGGGCCCGGCCTGCTGACCATCAACGCCTGGGACGTGCCGACCCGCGAAATCCGCCGGCTCTGGTCGTCGGACCCGGCCGCGTACCCGGTGGGCGGCAAGAAGGTCAAGGGCGACACCGCCTGGACCCGCCAGCTGCTGGAACGCGGCGAAGTCTTCGTCGGCGAAGGCGACACGGCCCTGGCCGCCGTGTTCGACGATATCGCCACCATCCGCAACCTGGGCCTGAACGGCGTGGTCAACGTGCCGCTGTGCCACGGCGGCACGGTGATCGGCACGTTCAACTACCTGGCTGCGGTGGAGACGTGGACCGCCGAGGACCTCACCGCGCTGCGGATGCTGGCGCAGTGGGTGGCCGGGGCGGTGCGGGAAGCGACAGGCGGGTGA
- a CDS encoding Bug family tripartite tricarboxylate transporter substrate binding protein — protein MRSVFKSLLCGAAALAMSFAGHAGAADAYPAKPVTLIVPWAAGGSTDILARVLSEHLTKSLGQPVIVDNKPGASGNIGSAMVARAQPDGYTLLIGSMSTHAMNPALMANMPFKGVDDFTPLGLLAYVTNTMVVNPSVPASNVKELIAYAKANPGKLAYASAGPGSTNHLSAVLFEKMAGVQMLHVPYKGGAPAVVDTVAGQTQLLFSAGTQTLPHVKGGKLKLLAVTEAKRSPLLPNVPTVGETIPGYELSVWYGAFGPKNMPADLVARLNREINRVMTLPEVKAKMDAIGVETATSTPQEFGKILRRDADRYGKLIKDLGIHGE, from the coding sequence ATGAGGTCCGTATTCAAGAGCCTGCTGTGCGGTGCCGCCGCACTGGCGATGTCGTTCGCCGGCCACGCCGGTGCCGCCGACGCCTATCCGGCCAAGCCCGTCACGCTGATCGTGCCCTGGGCCGCCGGCGGGTCCACCGACATCCTGGCGCGCGTGCTGTCCGAGCACCTGACGAAGTCGCTGGGCCAGCCGGTGATCGTCGACAACAAGCCCGGTGCGTCGGGCAACATCGGCTCGGCCATGGTCGCGCGCGCGCAGCCGGACGGCTACACGCTGCTGATCGGCTCGATGAGCACGCACGCGATGAACCCGGCGCTGATGGCCAACATGCCGTTCAAGGGCGTGGACGACTTCACGCCGCTGGGCCTGCTGGCCTACGTGACCAACACGATGGTCGTGAACCCGTCGGTGCCGGCCAGCAACGTCAAGGAACTGATCGCTTACGCCAAGGCCAACCCCGGCAAGCTGGCCTACGCCAGCGCCGGCCCGGGCTCCACCAACCACCTGAGCGCCGTGCTGTTCGAGAAGATGGCCGGCGTGCAGATGCTGCACGTGCCGTACAAGGGCGGCGCCCCGGCCGTGGTGGACACCGTGGCGGGGCAGACCCAGTTGCTGTTCTCGGCCGGCACGCAGACGCTGCCGCACGTGAAGGGCGGCAAGCTGAAGCTGCTGGCCGTGACGGAGGCCAAGCGCTCGCCGCTGCTGCCCAACGTGCCGACCGTCGGCGAGACCATTCCCGGCTACGAGCTGTCGGTCTGGTACGGCGCCTTCGGCCCGAAGAACATGCCCGCCGACCTGGTGGCGCGCCTGAACCGCGAGATCAACCGCGTGATGACGCTGCCCGAGGTCAAGGCCAAGATGGATGCCATCGGCGTGGAAACGGCCACGTCGACGCCGCAGGAATTCGGCAAGATCCTGCGCCGCGACGCGGACCGCTACGGCAAGCTGATCAAGGACCTGGGCATCCACGGGGAATGA